The following coding sequences are from one uncultured Bacteroides sp. window:
- a CDS encoding glycosyltransferase family 1 protein: protein MMKTIVVSAVNLNKGGTLTILRDCMRYLSGLAAAGNYRVVALVYSKELVHYPHIEYIEMQWPKRNWINRLWCEYVTMKGLSLKLSAVYLWISLHDTTPTVIAQKRVVYCHNSFPFYKWRIHELLFAPKVVFFALFTKYAYKKNIHENKYVIVQQQWLRDKFVRLFKLKEQDIIVAPPSFPQMDVKEQTFPLQQDDKYKFLFAATADSHKNFECICRAVQLLEKEMGKEKFEVYITVKGNENSYAKWLFRRWGQKASSLHFTGYMNKEMLFHYYDKCNCLIFPSKIETWGLPITEFAHFKKPMLLADLPYAHETAGGLKKIAFFNPDSPQELATEMRGLILGNHAFLATVSENNIASPLAETWQELFNILLK, encoded by the coding sequence ATGATGAAAACAATTGTTGTGTCGGCTGTTAATTTGAACAAGGGAGGTACTCTCACTATTCTGCGAGACTGCATGCGATATTTGTCGGGATTGGCGGCAGCAGGCAATTATCGTGTTGTAGCTTTGGTTTATAGCAAGGAATTAGTTCACTATCCGCACATCGAGTATATTGAAATGCAATGGCCCAAAAGAAATTGGATAAATCGTCTTTGGTGTGAATATGTAACGATGAAAGGTCTTTCTCTAAAATTGTCTGCGGTCTATTTGTGGATTTCTTTACACGATACTACTCCAACGGTAATAGCTCAAAAAAGAGTGGTGTATTGTCACAATTCGTTTCCCTTCTATAAATGGAGAATTCATGAACTGCTGTTTGCTCCTAAAGTAGTGTTCTTTGCTTTGTTTACGAAGTATGCTTATAAAAAAAATATTCATGAGAATAAGTATGTCATTGTTCAACAACAGTGGCTTAGGGATAAGTTTGTTCGACTTTTTAAGTTGAAGGAACAAGATATTATAGTAGCTCCTCCGTCATTTCCGCAGATGGATGTTAAAGAACAAACATTTCCTTTACAGCAGGATGATAAGTATAAGTTTCTTTTTGCTGCTACAGCTGATAGTCATAAGAATTTTGAATGTATATGCAGAGCGGTTCAGTTATTGGAGAAAGAGATGGGAAAAGAAAAATTTGAGGTTTATATAACGGTGAAGGGTAATGAAAATAGCTATGCTAAGTGGTTATTCCGTCGATGGGGACAAAAAGCCAGCTCTCTTCATTTTACAGGTTATATGAATAAAGAAATGTTGTTTCATTATTATGATAAATGTAATTGTTTAATATTTCCATCTAAGATAGAAACATGGGGGTTGCCCATTACGGAGTTTGCACATTTTAAGAAACCAATGTTGCTGGCGGATTTACCCTATGCGCATGAAACAGCAGGTGGATTAAAAAAGATTGCCTTTTTTAACCCTGACAGTCCACAAGAGCTTGCAACTGAAATGAGAGGTTTGATTCTTGGTAATCATGCATTCCTTGCTACTGTAAGTGAAAATAACATAGCCTCTCCTTTAGCAGAAACGTGGCAAGAATTATTTAATATTTTATTGAAATGA
- a CDS encoding glycosyltransferase family 4 protein: protein MKLVYCIAGTYNSGGMERVLANKANYWVNNGHEVVIVTTDQLGRKPFFFLDNRIDCYDLNVNYERNNGKSFLNKLFHYPFKWIAHRKKLSILLNKLKADIVISMFCNDASFITGIHDGSKKVLEIHFSRLKRLQYGRKGMWLLADSLRTWMDARTVGMFDQFVVLTHEDKKLWGNLSNIAVIPNAISSIPSEVASLEKKNVLAVGRYTHQKGFDYLISAWSYVHSVQPEWMLNIIGEGELEEQLQQQINGTHLQNVVHLVPSTNQIEKFYAQASILAMSSRYEGLPMVLLEGLSFGLPIVSFACKCGPLDIVSDGENGFLVPEGNIKKLSDKLILLMKNDELRKRMGEEARKKVACFTEANVMNAWTILFEKLLNNK, encoded by the coding sequence ATGAAGTTAGTTTACTGTATAGCAGGAACATATAATTCGGGTGGAATGGAGCGAGTGCTTGCTAATAAAGCTAACTATTGGGTAAATAATGGGCATGAAGTAGTTATCGTGACTACTGATCAATTGGGAAGAAAGCCTTTTTTCTTCTTAGATAATCGGATTGATTGTTATGATCTGAATGTGAACTATGAGAGAAATAATGGGAAATCTTTTTTGAATAAATTGTTTCATTATCCATTTAAGTGGATAGCACATAGAAAGAAACTATCGATTCTGTTGAATAAATTAAAGGCAGACATTGTCATCTCCATGTTTTGTAATGATGCATCATTTATTACAGGTATCCATGATGGTAGTAAAAAAGTGTTGGAAATTCATTTTTCTAGATTGAAGAGGTTACAGTATGGACGTAAAGGGATGTGGTTACTGGCTGATTCCCTGAGAACTTGGATGGATGCAAGGACAGTGGGAATGTTTGATCAATTTGTTGTTTTAACTCACGAAGATAAGAAGCTATGGGGAAATTTATCCAATATAGCGGTGATCCCGAACGCAATTAGTTCTATTCCCTCAGAAGTAGCCTCTCTTGAAAAAAAGAATGTTCTTGCAGTAGGTCGTTATACTCATCAGAAAGGTTTCGATTATTTGATTAGCGCTTGGAGCTATGTTCATTCTGTCCAACCTGAATGGATGTTGAATATTATAGGAGAAGGAGAGCTTGAAGAACAATTGCAGCAACAAATTAATGGGACTCATTTGCAAAACGTTGTTCATTTAGTCCCCTCTACGAATCAGATTGAAAAATTCTATGCCCAGGCATCTATTTTGGCAATGTCATCGCGTTATGAAGGTTTGCCAATGGTACTGTTAGAAGGGCTTTCTTTCGGACTCCCGATTGTTTCTTTTGCCTGCAAGTGCGGTCCTTTGGATATTGTCTCTGATGGAGAAAATGGCTTTTTGGTTCCAGAAGGGAATATAAAGAAGTTATCAGATAAACTTATTTTGTTAATGAAAAATGATGAATTACGAAAACGGATGGGAGAGGAGGCTCGTAAAAAAGTAGCATGTTTTACGGAAGCAAATGTAATGAATGCGTGGACGATCTTATTTGAGAAATTACTAAATAATAAATGA
- a CDS encoding glycosyltransferase family 2 protein → MAYKISVIIPVYNVEKYIERCAKSLFGQTFSSIEYIFVNDCTSDNSLELLKRVVLSYPNRAKDIVYISHDSNKGLPTARNSGLSIARGEYLFHFDSDDWADREMFEMMYLAAQKNEADIVYTDWYLSYQKKERYMSQPHFNTSEDCLRGILCGRMKYNVWNKLIRKDLYSKYQICFPDGLGMGEDMAMIKFFCHSAKIFHLKEAFYHYGQVNTNAYTKIVSDQYLDQIYFNANKTIDYIHTVLGTKALEKEIHLFRLTVKLPLLISSQKEMYEVWLKWFPDSNEYIKQNNAFPFRIRCIQYAAIKRQYWFIQLYYYVFVKFVYGIIYR, encoded by the coding sequence ATGGCTTATAAGATATCTGTTATCATTCCGGTTTATAATGTAGAAAAATACATTGAGCGCTGTGCCAAATCGTTATTTGGGCAGACATTTAGCAGCATAGAATATATTTTTGTGAATGACTGCACGTCTGATAATAGTCTGGAATTGCTGAAAAGAGTCGTTTTATCCTATCCTAATAGGGCTAAAGATATTGTATATATTTCTCATGATAGTAATAAAGGTCTTCCTACTGCTCGGAATTCCGGCCTATCTATAGCCAGAGGTGAATATCTTTTTCATTTTGATAGTGATGATTGGGCGGATCGAGAGATGTTTGAAATGATGTATTTGGCTGCACAGAAAAATGAAGCAGATATTGTGTATACCGATTGGTATCTATCTTATCAGAAAAAAGAAAGATATATGTCACAGCCGCATTTTAACACATCCGAAGATTGTCTGAGAGGAATTCTTTGTGGAAGAATGAAATATAATGTTTGGAATAAATTAATAAGGAAAGATTTATACTCGAAGTATCAGATTTGTTTTCCTGACGGTTTGGGTATGGGAGAAGATATGGCTATGATAAAGTTTTTTTGCCATTCAGCAAAGATCTTTCATCTTAAAGAAGCTTTTTATCACTATGGGCAAGTCAATACGAATGCATATACCAAGATTGTTTCGGATCAGTATTTAGATCAAATCTATTTTAATGCTAATAAGACCATCGATTATATTCATACTGTTTTAGGTACAAAAGCATTAGAGAAGGAAATCCATCTTTTTAGATTGACTGTGAAATTGCCTTTATTGATCTCTTCTCAAAAAGAAATGTATGAGGTTTGGTTAAAATGGTTCCCCGATTCCAATGAATATATTAAGCAAAACAATGCTTTTCCGTTTCGTATTCGCTGTATTCAATATGCAGCGATAAAGCGGCAATATTGGTTCATTCAACTCTATTATTATGTATTTGTAAAATTTGTATATGGAATTATATATAGATAG
- a CDS encoding glycosyltransferase family 2 protein, with protein sequence MSFQVSIIIPVYNVEKYMKRCVLSLFEQTLNSIEYIFVNDYSTDASMHILYQLLIKNSSRAACVKIVNHKTNRGSAAARNTGLNHARGKYIGWVDADDWVEPDMFEQLYKAAEANHSDIVWCDFYYSYVKYEKLMRQKDRLDPMVCIKHFLAEKRHAALWNKLVKRSLYVKNNISFLDGLNIWEDLRVIVQLFFYARKITYIPEAYYHYAQYNMNSISVSAATPKITEILGNAESLILFLKEKEIPGIDRYLNHLKLAAKQTLLFATDRHSFIQWRRLYAESNRYIWSYSALPLHLRFIGWCTSLGIWPIIDFWIYLKRKRGNNGL encoded by the coding sequence ATGAGTTTTCAGGTATCTATAATTATTCCGGTTTATAATGTTGAGAAATACATGAAACGCTGTGTGCTATCTCTGTTTGAGCAAACATTGAATAGCATAGAATATATATTTGTGAATGACTATAGTACCGATGCTAGTATGCATATTTTATATCAATTACTCATTAAAAATTCTTCTCGCGCTGCCTGTGTGAAAATTGTAAACCATAAAACAAATAGAGGTTCGGCTGCTGCAAGAAACACAGGTTTGAATCATGCAAGAGGAAAATATATTGGATGGGTTGATGCTGATGACTGGGTTGAGCCGGATATGTTTGAACAGTTATACAAAGCTGCCGAGGCAAATCACTCGGATATTGTGTGGTGTGATTTCTATTATTCTTATGTGAAATATGAAAAGTTAATGCGACAGAAAGATCGTTTGGATCCGATGGTTTGCATAAAACACTTTTTAGCTGAAAAAAGGCATGCTGCTCTTTGGAATAAACTTGTTAAGCGGAGTTTATATGTTAAAAATAACATCTCTTTTTTGGATGGTTTGAATATCTGGGAGGACTTACGAGTCATTGTACAGTTATTCTTCTATGCTCGAAAAATAACATATATTCCTGAAGCCTATTACCATTATGCGCAGTATAATATGAACTCAATTAGTGTAAGTGCAGCAACTCCCAAAATAACTGAAATACTTGGCAATGCAGAAAGTCTGATTCTTTTTCTTAAAGAGAAAGAGATACCTGGTATAGATCGATATTTGAATCATCTAAAATTGGCAGCAAAGCAGACTCTGTTATTTGCGACCGATAGGCATTCTTTCATTCAATGGAGAAGATTGTATGCGGAGTCTAATAGATATATATGGTCATATTCAGCACTTCCTTTACACTTAAGATTTATTGGCTGGTGTACATCATTAGGCATATGGCCTATTATTGATTTTTGGATTTATCTAAAGAGAAAGAGAGGCAACAATGGCTTATAA
- a CDS encoding glycosyltransferase family 8 protein, with protein MKKIPIAFCFDDNLELPAGACLTSLLLNAQSDTFYDIFILHSDQSTFPHGRLNELPLKYGNCSITYRCVGKEFEGAFEIRGITIAAYYRLLIPELIPEYNRIIYSDVDVIFREDLSSIFEHADMTDCYVAGVVDASYFSPNHRKYIVDELGLNWNEYIYDGNMILNSQLIRQDHLVEKFRDKSHSSAYRYQEMDIINLVCRGKIKRLPPVFCLSTEISKYAACKLEQPLYSITELLEAQDRGIVHYSGPKPWKQYCLNFDIWWEYYRKSIFFDPQFYYDFYRIKLDEYDRLSLWKRVKILLRYFKTRGCLK; from the coding sequence ATGAAGAAAATTCCTATTGCATTTTGTTTTGATGATAATTTGGAGCTTCCTGCGGGAGCTTGCCTAACATCTTTGCTTCTCAATGCTCAATCGGATACGTTCTACGATATATTTATATTGCATTCAGATCAATCCACTTTTCCGCATGGACGATTAAATGAATTACCATTGAAATATGGAAACTGTAGCATAACATATCGCTGTGTTGGCAAAGAATTTGAGGGCGCTTTTGAAATCAGGGGCATAACCATTGCTGCATATTATAGGCTGTTGATTCCTGAATTGATACCTGAGTATAATAGAATTATCTACTCAGATGTAGATGTCATCTTCAGAGAGGATCTTTCTTCTATTTTTGAGCATGCGGATATGACCGATTGCTATGTTGCCGGTGTAGTGGATGCTTCTTATTTTAGCCCTAACCATAGAAAATATATTGTTGATGAGCTAGGTTTAAATTGGAATGAATATATATATGATGGGAATATGATTCTTAATTCTCAATTAATCAGGCAAGATCATCTTGTTGAAAAATTTAGAGATAAATCTCATTCTTCAGCGTATAGATACCAAGAGATGGACATTATAAATTTAGTATGTCGAGGGAAAATAAAAAGATTGCCTCCTGTCTTTTGCCTCTCTACAGAAATAAGCAAATATGCAGCTTGTAAATTAGAACAACCTTTATACTCAATAACAGAACTTCTAGAAGCACAAGACAGAGGTATTGTTCATTATAGTGGTCCCAAACCCTGGAAGCAATATTGTTTGAATTTTGATATTTGGTGGGAATATTATAGGAAATCCATTTTTTTTGATCCACAATTTTACTATGATTTCTATCGAATTAAGTTAGATGAATATGATAGGTTGTCTTTATGGAAAAGAGTTAAAATACTATTACGATATTTCAAAACTAGAGGATGTTTAAAATAA